One window of the Macaca thibetana thibetana isolate TM-01 chromosome 1, ASM2454274v1, whole genome shotgun sequence genome contains the following:
- the IGFN1 gene encoding immunoglobulin-like and fibronectin type III domain-containing protein 1 isoform X8: MAGKFRKSHIPGVSIWQLVEEIPEGCSTPDFEQKPVTLALPEGKNAIFRAVVCGEPRPEVHWQNSKGDLSDSSKYKISSSPGSKEHVLQINKLTGEDTDLYRCTAVNMYGEATCSARLTVIEVGFRKNRKRHKEPQEDLRKELMDFRKLLKKRAPPAPEKKIDLEQVWQLLMTADRKDYEQICMKYGIVDYRGMLRKLQEMKKEQEDKMAQYINAISSLRHIRVTKDGIAKFDLELDLKDSQSKIYLYKDGEMIPYGFNNQTKHCLRRLGKRYEFQIQDLRPEDSGIYQVKVKDAVVFSTELEASAIPPRVVVPLAETHCEEHGDAVFECTFSSPCPSAAWHFRHRLLHPSDKYEVFVSPDGLTHRLVVRGAHFSDMGPYSLGTGLYTSSAWLVVEAGKDKDLQSTSADHQLQRQGAQASGAEESGSINSQGEKFREQDPSGGSLEGAGMASGFQHIASPDRDGLGRHGYSLMEDKGAAVSAWGPGQEGEGFLEAEGSGVTLPRESQSGREGGWAESLAERPYLQGGSSESGLGLPEKRQQDHGRDSNGDECWRTAGGWEAGSSPLQAGGLGSSREGKEHRGDSGRQLDRHAPEQLWDAQLRPGRGKSDMQGYQSDPVGSWPRGKQIKISQGDSLAEMDRGDAPSRERRRGVVVWGSGTGLGEAGDSNGAGGPGTLEFTGGRGSGSKAGMGPESWDSQGGRDTDSGEAWGYWGSGEFLGQTLGDKDFQEPSISGGRKFRLGDGSPEIKAEDSLQEADGLCRGESVVGGSVYKTGPGGPGDPRGCEGGLQKLRGRDDQERAWASGEIGDDPRSFQSSQEWTAGHRAAGSVGRIESKGTSPWDDTPSSLRKTGAHYGSGVLGPSGGQEGMGGTQVAGLTESGQGVDARSRGLSRSPGLGAQGSGGILGDTEGLRGPGSIGSEPDFWNGSGSSRVKGPRGYKDDLEGPGRMESRYEGGLGYSRGIGPKSGAGYSYGSGVPGEMGSGHGAGCRVSPRAPAGMESEEGGAYRNGSGVPGGVWSGNEESGPAGGGSGRIASLKNGSGGPDGAPVDDIRNWASARQGGMGPRGGHHSDGGLGSPEMTGSVGRGGLKAPGVVETVGMGCVEAEPESSGRIRPWSQTGFRASEALGAFGEGGYEDGSGGPEAMEPGPLRAGSKVGEGDGTRCPGARACGAGARYRDDPRHPEALAPHTGAASESQWAYGAGNVLGYEDGSELPGPQGTGVRTAYGGGSRGLGPRSTGPGGEAGFRESSGDLQGMGSADGPGCRKGIGGSGEMGSVDKEGYREDLGTPENTGSGSKAAYRDGVGGSGAMGSTDEADYRRDLGAPEGISSGSKADYRGGLQGSKEMGSESNADYRGGLKGSREMGPMDEADYRKDLGVPEGMGADYRGGLRGPGEMGSVDESGHRNGTGGYGEMGLGYREDVGAPEGMGTGSKAGYSDGLRGSGEMRSMDEAGYRKNLGAPEGMDSGSKAGYRGGLRGSGKMGLIDESGSRKDLGVPKGVGSGSKEGFRDGLGGSGEMGSVDEAGYRKDLGAPEGMGTGSKAGYRGGLRGSGKMGLIDESGSRKDLGVPKGVGSGSKEGFRDGLGGSGKMGSVDEAGYRKDLGVSEGMDSGSKAGYRGGLRGSGKIGLIDEAGSRKDLGVSEEVGSGSKEGFRDGLGGSGEMGSVDEAGYRKDLGAPKGVGSGSKEGFRDGLGGSGEMGSVDEAGYRKDLGAPEGMDSGSYTDYRNGLGSSGKISSGGEAGYKNVLGGSGRIPLGSEAGSRGSLEDSGYILSRSEAGCGQGFGGTGGMGSGSEVSYRGGSGGSGEMGPEGEMGYGGGSGRLGVPGSLAGIGHEAGPRGHKAMGHRSGYWVASEGGTSCKDGPERARETGLVDGAGPGVEPGMAGMLGTAGGMAQRDSPRGPGVLGSQGGPQTLSDERGSTKDLGGYGTSGIPEALEAAGDEGKPDVKEWQDSSGTPGSFRDRGAPRAKDRSPDQAGIMGSSGFLDGKGAVEGETWAGMAALGSGHEQDIWKAGPGMTDRGRVAGQGRLASQAGGDSLLGGRRIGSRSSAGTGQDLDSSSMPGERGKSTSGPADGLGMSNAWAPDWENQGFSRGSVGAGKQPAGSRASGSLQEKDAAFGGIHEGPGGLKGREGAPGQEVAGGCRSPWSLDSKGSSRGRGSSGGAEDSGILGKGNSTERGNAVIPKPGESGPQGAWNGLDGPFGRRASGDRSGGTQDLSSQLGKGQRGGKRSLGEQGSLEAEDGEVQDPGALKEDEVQGVEEAGRSGRRPGSLRSRSQAQSGAEVGGGKRRGVDEAGSMGWQSMGENRGCLEEMLSEDQSREPPSHLGSRRGGKDDSLDIYGERRDATQSSTSRYKPGTGSFSKEARGHFSQGLADMKVQQGEAATLSCILTSDLGPGTWFKDGVKLTAQDGVIFKQDGLVHSLFIARVQGTQAGRYTFVAGDQQSEATLTVQDSPIIAPDVTEKLREPLVVKAGKPVTVKIPFQSHLPVQAAWRKDGAKVVGSDDKEAQVDLGDRYTRLCLPSTGRKDSGQYSVTLRSEGGSVQAELTLKVIDKPDSPQGPMEVQDCQRAGVCLRWRPPRDDGGQPVECYVVERRQAGRSTWLKVGEALADSTTFTDAHVEPGRKYAFRVRAVTSEGAGEALESEETLVAPEALPKAPSAPAILSASSQGITLTWTAPRGPGSAYILGYLIERRKKGSNTWTAVNDQPVPERRWTVADLRQGCQYEFRVTAVAPPGPGEPGPPSDAVFARDPMRPPGPVRNLQVTDTSNTSITLSWAGPDTKDGDEAQGYVVELCGSDDLQWLPCHAGTVPVTTYTAKGLRPGEGYFVRVTAVNEGGQSQPTALDTLVQAMPVTVCPKFLVDSSTKDLLTVKVGDTVRVPISFEAVPMPEVTWLKDGLPLPKRSVTVTKDGLTQLLIPVAGLSDSGLYTVVLRTLQGKEVAHSFRIRVAVCPQAPGPIHLQENVPGTVTAEWEPSPDEARGVPLHYTVFTRSSAHGPWREAADRIHTNRFTLLGVLPGHEYHFRVVAKNELGASKPSYTSQPWCIPRQRDRFTVKAQSYREPDLSQKPRFLVGLRSHLLPQGCECCMSCAVQGSPRPHVTWFKNNRSLEGNPAVYSTDLMGVCSLTIPSVSLKDSGEYKAVAENTLGQAVSTATLIVIEPSA; encoded by the exons GGAAAAATGCTATCTTTCGGGCTGTGGTCTGTGGGGAGCCCAGGCCCGAGGTGCATTGGCAGAACTCCAAAGGTGACCTCAGTGACTCCAGCAAGTACAAGATCTCCTCCAGCCCTGGCAGCAAGGAGCACGTGCTGCAG ATCAACAAGCTGACAGGTGAGGACACGGATCTGTACCGCTGCACAGCAGTAAACATGTACGGAGAGGCCACGTGCTCAGCGAGACTCACCGTCATTGAAG TTGGCTTTCGGAAGAATCGGAAGAGACACAAGGAACCACAGGAAG ACCTCAGGAAGGAGCTGATGGACTTCCGGAAGTTGCTGAAAAAGAG GGCCCCACCAGCCCCTGAGAAAAAGATAGACCTTGAGCAGGTATGGCAGCTGCTGATGACGGCAGACAGGAAGGACTACGAACAGATCTGCATGAAGTATGGCATCGTCGACTACCGTGGCATGCTGCGCAAGCTACAGGAGAtgaagaaggagcaggaggacaAGATGGCACAG TACATCAACGCCATCTCCAGCTTAAGACACATCAGGGTCACCAAGGATGGGATTGCAAAGTTTGACCTGGAGCTGGATCTCAAGGATTCTCAGAGCAAGATTTACCTGTATAAG GATGGTGAGATGATCCCCTATGGCTTCAACAACCAGACCAAGCACTGCCTGCGCCGGCTGGGAAAGCGTTATGAGTTCCAGATCCAAGACTTGAGGCCTGAGGACTCTGGCATTTACCAGGTCAAGGTGAAGGATGCTGTGGTCTTCTCCACAGAACTGGAGGCCAGTG CCATACCCCCAAGAGTGGTGGTCCCACTGGCGGAGACCCACTGTGAGGAGCACGGTGACGCAGTCTTCGAATGTACCTTCTCCAGCCCCTGCCCTAGTGCAGCCTGGCATTTCCGGCACCGGCTACTCCACCCCAGTGACAAATATGAAGTGTTTGTGTCCCCCGACGGGCTGACCCACCGGCTGGTGGTGAGGGGCGCCCATTTCTCAGACATGGGCCCCTACTCGCTGGGCACTGGGCTCTACACTTCCAGCGCCTGGCTGGTGGTTGAAG CTGGGAAGGATAAAGACCTTCAGTCCACAAGTGCTGACCACCAACTACAGAGGCAAGGAGCCCAGGCCTCAGGAGCAGAAGAGTCTGGGAGCATCAACAGCCAGGGAGAGAAATTCAGAGAGCAGGACCCCAGTGGGGGCTCCCTTGAGGGGGCAGGGATGGCTTCTGGGTTCCAGCACATAGCCAGCCCAGACAGGGATGGCCTTGGCAGACATGGCTACTCCTTGATGGAAGACAAGGGGGCAGCTGTCTCAGCCTGGGGCCCTGGACAGGAAGGCGAAGGCTTTCTAGAAGCAGAGGGAAGCGGAGTCACTCTTCCCAGGGAAAGTCAATCTGGCAGAGAGGGAGGCTGGGCTGAAAGCCTTGCAGAGAGGCCCTATCTACAGGGAGGGAGCTCAGAGTCAGGGTTGGGCCTCCCAGAAAAACGACAGCAAGATCATGGCAGAGACAGCAATGGTGATGAATGCTGGAGGACagcaggaggctgggaggctgggtcCAGTCCGCTCCAGGCTGGAGGACTGGGGAGCAGCAGGGAAGGAAAGGAGCACAGAGGGGATAGTGGAAGACAACTGGATAGGCATGCCCCGGAGCAACTGTGGGATGCTCAACTGAGACCTGGGAGAGGAAAGAGTGACATGCAGGGCTACCAGTCTGATCCTGTAGGGTCCTGGCCAAGAGGAAAGCAGATAAAGATTTCACAGGGTGACAGCTTGGCTGAGATGGACAGAGGGGATGCTCCAAGtagggaaagaaggagaggagtAGTAGTGTGGGGTAGTGGGACTGGCCTGGGAGAAGCTGGAGACAGCAATGGGGCGGGAGGTCCTGGCACCCTGGAGTTTACTGGAGGAAGAGGTTCTGGCTCCAAGGCAGGTATGGGCCCTGAATCCTGGGATTCTCAGGGAGGTAGAGATACTGACTCTGGGGAAGCCTGGGGCTACTGGGGGTCAGGAGAGTTTCTAGGACAGACACTTGGAGACAAGGACTTCCAGGAACCATCAATATCAGGTGGTAGAAAATTCCGTCTGGGAGATGGGAGTCCTGAGATCAAAGCGGAAGACTCACTGCAGGAGGCAGATGGTCTGTGCAGGGGGGAATCTGTAGTTGGAGGAAGTGTCTATAAAACTggccctggaggcccaggagacCCCAGAGGCTGCGAAGGTGGCCTACAGAAGCTCAGGGGAAGGGATGACCAGGAAAGAGCTTGGGCCTCAGGTGAGATAGGGGATGACCCCAGAAGCTTCCAGTCTTCCCAGGAGTGGACAGCAGGTCACAGAGCAGCAGGGAGTGTTGGCAGAATAGAATCTAAGGGCACAAGTCCTTGGGATGACACACCATCTAGCCTCAGAAAAACTGGAGCCCACTATGGGTCTGGAGTGCTGGGACCCAGTGGAGGGCAAGAGGGTATGGGTGGTACCCAGGTGGCTGGACTGACAGAGTCTGGTCAGGGGGTGGATGCCAGAAGCCGTGGGCTAAGTAGGTCTCCAGGCCTGGGTGCTCAGGGATCTGGGGGGATACTAGGAGATACGGAAGGATTAAGAGGTCCTGGGTCAATAGGGTCTGAACCAGATTTCTGGAATGGGTCAGGGAGCTCCAGAGTAAAAGGACCCAGAGGCTATAAGGATGACTTGGAAGGTCCTGGGAGAATGGAATCTAGGTACGAGGGTGGCTTAGGATATTCTAGGGGAATAGGCCCTAAAAGCGGGGCTGGTTATAGCTATGGCTCAGGGGTTCCAGGAGAAATGGGGTCTGGCCATGGTGCTGGTTGTAGAGTTTCCCCTAGGGCACCTGCAGGAATGGAGTCTGAGGAAGGGGGTGCATACAGGAATGGCTCTGGGGTGCCTGGGGGAGTGTGGTCAGGAAATGAAGAATCTGGCCCTGCAGGAGGAGGGTCTGGGAGAATTGCCAGTCTTAAGAATGGCTCAGGTGGTCCTGATGGAGCACCCGTGGATGACATCAGGAATTGGGCCTCTGCACGCCAGGGCGGCATGGGCCCTAGGGGAGGGCACCATTCAGATGGCGGCCTAGGGAGTCCTGAGATGACGGGGTCTGTGGGTAGAGGTGGTCTCAAGGCCCCTGGAGTAGTGGAGACTGTTGGGATGGGATGTGTGGAAGCAGAACCAGAGAGCTCTGGAAGAATAAGGCCTTGGAGTCAGACTGGCTTCAGAGCCTCAGAGGCCCTGGGGGCCTTTGGAGAAGGAGGCTATGAAGATGGCTCTGGGGGTCCAGAAGCCATGGAACCAGGGCCTCTGAGGGCAGGGAGCAAAGTGGGTGAGGGGGATGGGACAAGATGCCCTGGTGCTAGGGCCTGTGGAGCTGGAGCTCGTTACAGGGATGATCCCAGGCACCCTGAGGCACTCGCACCTCACACCGGGGCTGCTTCTGAGAGCCAGTGGGCTTATGGCGCTGGCAATGTGCTGGGTTATGAGGATGGATCAGAACTGCCAGGGCCTCAGGGAACTGGGGTCAGAACAGCCTATGGAGGAGGGTCAAGGGGCCTTGGGCCTAGGAGTACAGGACCAGGGGGTGAGGCAGGCTTTAGAGAGAGTTCAGGGGACCTCCAAGGAATGGGATCAGCAGATGGGCCGGGTTGTAGGAAGGGTATTGGGGGTTCGGGGGAAATGGGGTCAGTGGATAAGGAAGGTTACAGGGAAGATTTGGGGACTCCTGAGAATACGGGTTCGGGGAGCAAGGCTGCTTATAGGGATGGTGTAGGGGGTTCTGGGGCAATGGGGTCAACGGATGAAGCAGATTATAGGAGAGATTTAGGGGCTCCTGAAGGAATAAGTTCAGGGAGCAAGGCAGATTATAGGGGTGGTTTACAGGGTTCCAAGGAAATGGGTTCAGAGAGCAATGCAGATTATAGGGGTGGTTTAAAGGGTTCCAGGGAAATGGGGCCAATGGATGAAGCAGATTATAGGAAAGATTTGGGGGTTCCTGAGGGAATGGGTGCAGATTATAGGGGTGGCTTAAGGGGTCCTGGGGAGATGGGGTCAGTGGATGAGTCAGGTCATAGGAATGGGACTGGAGGTTATGGGGAAATGGGGTTGGGTTATAGGGAGGATGTGGGGGCTCCTGAGGGAATGGGCACAGGGAGCAAGGCAGGTTATAGCGATGGCTTAAGGGGTTCTGGAGAAATGAGGTCAATGGATGAGGCAGGTTATAGGAAAAATTTGGGAGCTCCTGAGGGAATGGATTCAGGGAGCAAGGCAG GTTACAGGGGTGGTTTAAGGGGTTCTGGGAAAATGGGGTTAATTGATGAGTCAGGCTCTAGGAAAGATTTGGGGGTTCCTAAGGGAGTGGGTTCAGGGAGTAAGGAAG GTTTTAGGGATGGTTTAGGGGGTTCTGGGGAAATGGGGTCAGTGGATGAGGCAGGCTACAGGAAGGATTTGGGGGCTCCTGAGGGAATGGGCACAGGGAGCAAGGCAGGTTACAGGGGTGGTTTAAGGGGTTCTGGGAAAATGGGGTTAATTGATGAGTCAGGCTCTAGGAAAGATTTGGGGGTTCCTAAGGGAGTGGGTTCAGGGAGTAAGGAAGGTTTTAGGGATGGTTTAGGGGGTTCTGGGAAAATGGGGTCAGTGGATGAGGCAGGCTACAGGAAGGATTTGGGGGTTTCTGAGGGAATGGATTCAGGGAGCAAGGCAGGTTACAGGGGTGGTTTAAGGGGTTCTGGGAAAATTGGGCTAATTGATGAGGCAGGCTCTAGGAAAGATTTGGGAGTTTCTGAGGAAGTGGGTTCAGGGAGTAAGGAAGGTTTTAGGGATGGTTTAGGGGGTTCTGGGGAAATGGGGTCAGTGGATGAGGCAGGTTATAGAAAGGATTTGGGGGCTCCTAAGGGAGTGGGTTCAGGGAGTAAGGAAGGTTTTAGGGATGGTTTAGGGGGTTCTGGGGAAATGGGGTCAGTGGATGAGGCAGGTTATAGAAAGGATTTGGGAGCTCCTGAGGGAATGGATTCAGGGAGTTATACAGATTACAGGAATGGTCTAGGCAGTTCTGGAAAAATTAgttcaggaggtgaggcaggttATAAGAATGTTTTAGGGGGTTCTGGGAGGATTCCATTAGGGAGTGAGGCAGGCTCTAGGGGTAGTTTGGAGGATTCTGGGTACATTTTGTCAAGGAGTGAGGCAGGTTGTGGGCAAGGCTTTGGGGGAACTGGTGGCATGGGGTCAGGGAGTGAGGTCAGTTATAGGGGAGGCTCAGGAGGATCTGGGGAAATGGGGCCAGAGGGTGAGATGGGTTATGGAGGTGGTTCAGGGAGGCTTGGAGTACCAGGCTCACTAGCTGGAATAGGACATGAGGCTGGACCCAGAGGCCACAAAGCCATGGGGCACAGGTCAGGATATTGGGTAGCATCAGAGGGTGGCACGAGCTGCAAGGATGGTCCAGAGCGAGCCAGGGAAACAGGGCTTGTGGATGGGGCAGGACCTGGGGTGGAACCTGGGATGGCTGGAATGCTGGGCACTGCAGGTGGCATGGCACAGAGAGACAGCCCCAGGGGCCCAGGGGTGCTGGGGTCTCAGGGAGGGCCACAGACTCTTTCAGATGAGAGAGGCTCCACCAAAGATCTTGGGGGCTATGGAACCTCAGGGATCCCTGAGGCCTTGGAGGCTGCTGGTGACGAGGGAAAACCAGATGTCAAAGAATGGCAAGATAGTTCTGGGACTCCAGGGTCTTTTAGGGACAGAGGGGCTCCCAGGGCAAAGGATAGGTCTCCAGACCAAGCAGGGATCATGGGGTCTTCTGGGTTTCTTGATGGCAAGGGGGCAGTAGAAGGTGAAACCTGGGCAGGAATGGCTGCTTTGGGGTCTGGACATGAACAGGACATCTGGAAAGCAGGCCCAGGAATGACAGACAGGGGTAGAGTTGCTGGCCAGGGGAGATTGGCATCTCAGGCAGGCGGGGACTCActtttgggaggcagaaggatAGGCTCAAGGAGCTCAGCGGGGACAGGCCAGGATCTGGACAGCAGCTCTATGCCTGGGGAAAGGGGCAAGTCAACATCAGGGCCTGCTGATGGACTAGGAATGAGCAATGCCTGGGCTCCTGACTGGGAAAACCAGGGGTTTAGCCGAGGCAGCGTAGGTGCTGGGAAGCAGCCCGCAGGCTCCAGAGCTTCCGGTTCTCTGCAGGAAAAAGATGCCGCTTTTGGTGGGATCCATGAAGGGCCAGGGGGCTTAAAGGGCAGGGAGGGTGCACCAGGCCAAGAGGTGGCTGGTGGATGCCGAAGCCCATGGTCCCTGGATAGCAAAGGTTCAAGTCGTGGAAGGGGCAGTTCTGGTGGTGCAGAGGACTCAGGTATCCTGGGCAAGGGGAATTCTACTGAGCGGGGAAATGCTGTCATCCCAAAACCTGGGGAGTCAGGACCTCAGGGAGCCTGGAATGGCTTAGATGGTCCCTTTGGCAGAAGAGCCTCTGGAGATAGGTCAGGAGGGACCCAGGACCTGAGCTCTCAGCTAGGCAAGggacagagaggaggaaagaggtcCCTCGGGGAACAGGGGTccctggaggctgaggatggTGAGGTCCAGGATCCTGGGGCCCTAAAGGAGGATGAGGTACAGGGAGTGGAAGAGGCTGGGAGGTCAGGCAGGAGGCCTGGCTCACTTAGGAGCAGGTCTCAGGCACAgtcaggggctgaggtgggaggaggaaagagaaggggagtGGATGAGGCTGGAAGCATGGGATGGCAGTCTATGGGGGAGAACCGGGGGTGCCTGGAGGAGATGCTGAGTGAAGATCAGAGCCGGGAGCCCCCCAGTCACCTTGGTAGCAGGAGAGGTGGCAAAGATGACAGTTTGGACATCTATGGAGAGAGGAGAGATGCTACCCAGAGTTCCACATCCAGATATAAGCCTGGCACTGGCAGTTTCTCCAAGGAGGCCCGAG GCCACTTCTCCCAGGGCCTGGCTGACATGAAGGTGCAGCAGGGGGAGGCTGCCACACTCTCCTGTATCCTCACCAGTGACCTGGGACCCGGCACCTGGTTTAAGGATGGCGTCAAG CTCACCGCCCAGGATGGAGTCATCTTTAAGCAAGATGGTCTCGTGCACAGCCTCTTCATCGCGCGCGTGCAGGGGACCCAAGCCGGGAGGTACACCTTTGTAGCTGGTGACCAGCAGAGTGAGGCCACTCTGACCGTCCAGG ATTCCCCTATCATTGCTCCAGATGTGACAGAGAAACTGAGAGAGCCACTGGTGGTCAAGGCTGGGAAGCCAGTGACAGTGAAGATCCCCTTCCAGAGCCACCTCCCCGTTCAGGCTGCCTGGAGAAAGGACGGGGCCAAGGTGGTGGGCAGTGATGACAAGGAGGCCCAGGTGGACCTGGGGGACCGCTACACGCGGCTGTGCCTCCCCAGCACAGGCAGGAAGGACAGTGGCCAGTACAGTGTGACGCTGAGGAGTGAGGGAGGCTCTGTGCAGGCCGAGCTCACCCTGAAAGTCATAG ACAAGCCTGATTCCCCACAAGGCCCCATGGAGGTTCAGGATTGCCAGAGGGCTGGTGTCTGCCTCCGCTGGCGGCCCCCAAGGGATGATGGGGGCCAGCCTGTAGAGTGCTACGTGGTGGAGAGACGGCAGGCTGGCAGGAGCACTTGGCTGAAGGTGGGCGAGGCCCTCGCTGACAGCACCACCTTCACGGATGCCCATGTGGAGCCAGGCAGGAAGTATGCCTTCCGAGTGCGGGCTGTGACCTCGGAGGGGGCTGGCGAGGCCCTGGAGTCTGAGGAGACATTGGTGGCTCCTGAGG CTCTCCCCAAGGCCCCTTCCGCGCCAGCCATCCTGTCAGCCTCCAGCCAGGGCATCACACTGACATGGACGGCACCTAGGGGCCCTGGCAGTGCCTACATCCTGGGCTACCTGATCGAGAGGCGTAAGAAGGGGAGCAACACCTGGACAGCAGTGAACGACCAGCCGGTGCCTG AGAGGAGGTGGACGGTGGCGGACCTGCGGCAGGGCTGTCAGTACGAGTTCCGGGTCACAGCTGTGGCTCCCCCAGGCCCTGGAGAGCCTGGACCCCCATCAGATGCCGTCTTTGCTCGGGACCCCATGA GACCCCCTGGGCCGGTGAGGAATCTCCAAGTCACAGACACATCGAACACCAGCATCACTCTGAGCTGGGCTGGGCCAGACACCAAGGACGGGGACGAAGCCCAGGGGTATGTGGTGGAGCTGTGTGGCTCAGACGATCTCCAGTGGCTCCCGTGCCATGCGGGCACCGTGCCAGTCACCACCTACACGGCCAAGGGCCTTCGGCCTGGAGAGGGCTACTTTGTGCGAGTGACAGCAGTTAATGAAGGAGGTCAGAGCCAGCCCACTGCCCTGGACACATTAGTGCAAGCCATGCCTGTTACTG TCTGTCCTAAGTTCCTTGTGGACTCCAGCACCAAGGACTTGCTGACGGTCAAGGTCGGGGACACTGTTCGTGTGCCCATCTCCTTTGAA gCCGTGCCCATGCCTGAGGTGACCTGGCTGAAGGACGGCTTGCCCTTGCCCAAAAGAAGTGTGACCGTCACTAAGGATGGCCTCACCCAGCTTCTGATCCCTGTGGCTGGCCTCTCGGACAGTGGTCTCTACACTGTAGTGCTGAGGACCCTGCAGGGGAAGGAGGTTGCCCACAGCTTCCGTATCAGGGTGGCAG TATGTCCGCAGGCACCTGGGCCCATCCACCTGCAGGAGAACGTGCCTGGGACGGTGACGGCTGAGTGGGAGCCCTCTCCGGACGAGGCCCGGGGTGTCCCGCTACACTATACAGTGTTCACACGCTCCTCGGCACATGGCCCCTGGCGCGAGGCAGCCGACCGCATCCACACCAACCGCTTCACCCTCCTGGGCGTCCTCCCTGGCCACGAGTACCACTTCAGGGTGGTGGCCAAGAATGAGCTGGGGGCCAGCAAACCCTCGTACACCAGCCAGCCCTGGTGCATCCCCCGGCAGCGTG ACAGGTTCACAGTGAAGGCTCAGAGCTACCGGGAGCCCGACCTGAGCCAGAAGCCCCGGTTCCTGGTGGGCCTGCGGTCCCATCTCCTGCCCCAAGGCTGCGAGTGCTGCATGAGCTGCGCCGTGCAGGGCTCGCCCCGGCCCCACGTCACCTGGTTCAAGAACAACCGCAGCCTGGAAGGAAACCCCGCGGTGTACAGCACTGACCTGATGGGCGTGTGCTCCCTCACCATCCCCAGTGtatccctgaaggacagcggCGAGTACAAGGCTGTGGCTGAGAACACGCTGGGCCAGGCAGTCAGTACTGCCACCCTCATTGTCATAG AACCCAGCGCCTAG